Proteins found in one Primulina eburnea isolate SZY01 chromosome 16, ASM2296580v1, whole genome shotgun sequence genomic segment:
- the LOC140817050 gene encoding protein ROOT PRIMORDIUM DEFECTIVE 1 yields the protein MLAFISYASKISMSKILVRTMSQSTSIPKKQVRIRDHGYDDYMEIEKKMRKVLGFQELILSQPNKMISTSRLDSLSRRIGFKQLEAGRFILKFPHVFEVFEHPVQRILYCRLTRKAISQIQWENEALLNQVPEAVTRLRKLLMMSNTGRIRLEHVRIARKEFGLPDDFEYSVILKYPKYFRLFDADETRNKYIGMVERDENLGVSEIEKAREREYREKGADAEDVRFSFIVNFPPGFKIGKYYKIAVWKWQRLPYWSPYEDVSGYDLRSLEAQKRMEKRAVAMIHELLTLTVEKKITLERIAHFRMALDLPKKLKEFLLQHQGIFYISTRGNHGKLHTVFLREAYKKGDLVEPNELYLARRKLAELVLMSPRKARIDMELIHYRRGREEDDMRGVRGDYMGDDFQIKENGKTGEDLDGVIDVSSSSDYSDEDDKIGVGQSVLCD from the coding sequence ATGTTGGCCTTTATTTCATACGCTTCAAAGATTTCTATGTCCAAAATTCTTGTCAGAACAATGTCCCAATCGACATCCATCCCCAAGAAGCAGGTTCGAATCCGAGACCACGGCTACGATGATTATATGGAAATCGAGAAGAAAATGCGTAAAGTCCTCGGATTCCAAGAACTGATCCTCTCACAACCCAACAAAATGATTTCCACTTCACGCCTGGACTCGCTATCTCGCAGAATCGGATTTAAGCAGCTTGAAGCTGGTCGGTTTATCCTCAAATTCCCCCACGTTTTCGAGGTGTTTGAACACCCCGTGCAGAGAATTCTCTATTGCCGGCTGACAAGGAAAGCTATCTCACAAATTCAGTGGGAAAACGAAgctcttttgaatcaagtgccGGAAGCCGTGACCCGTCTTAGGAAGTTGCTTATGATGTCTAACACGGGTAGGATTAGGTTAGAACATGTTCGGATCGCGCGCAAAGAGTTTGGTTTACCCGATGATTTCGAGTACTCGGTAATTTTGAAGTACCCGAAGTATTTTAGACTGTTTGATGCTGATGAGACTAGGAACAAGTATATCGGaatggtggaaagggatgaaaaTTTAGGTGTTTCTGAGATTGAGAAAGCGAGGGAAAGAGAGTACAGAGAGAAGGGCGCTGATGCAGAGGACGTTCGGTTTTCGTTTATTGTTAATTTTCCTCCTGGGTTTAAGATTGGGAAGTATTACAAGATTGCAGTCTGGAAATGGCAGAGGTTGCCGTATTGGTCGCCATACGAGGACGTTTCAGGGTATGACCTGAGGTCTTTGGAGGCGCAGAAGAGGATGGAAAAGAGAGCAGTGGCAATGATTCATGAATTATTGACATTAACCGTGGAGAAGAAGATAACATTGGAGAGAATCGCGCATTTTAGGATGGCGTTGGATTTGCCGAAGAAGTTGAAGGAATTCTTGCTCCAACATCAGGGGATATTTTACATTTCGACTAGGGGGAATCATGGGAAGCTTCACACTGTTTTCTTGAGGGAGGCGTATAAGAAGGGGGACTTGGTGGAGCCAAATGAGTTGTATTTGGCTCGGAGAAAGTTGGCTGAGTTGGTTTTGATGAGTCCAAGGAAAGCGAGAATCGATATGGAGTTGATTCATTACAGGAGGGGAAGAGAGGAGGATGACATGAGGGGTGTAAGAGGAGATTACATGGGGGATGACTTTCAGATCAAGGAAAATGGTAAGACTGGAGAAGATTTGGATGGTGTTATAGATGTTAGTAGTTCTTCAGATTACTCCGATGAGGATGACAAAATTGGTGTGGGACAGTCCGTCTTGTGTGACTGA